One Lentibacillus cibarius DNA window includes the following coding sequences:
- a CDS encoding amidase family protein: MDVALTQTTITEYQHEMETGNLSAKQLTMHYFKQIADFNDQINAVLEINPEAIHIAEALDAEREQKGARGPLHGIPILVKDNIETGDKTHTTAGSLALENNYAKEDASIVQKLRAAGAIILGKTNLTEWANFMTIGMPNGYSSLGGQVLNPYGPGEFDTGGSSAGSGAGMAAGFAAGALGTETSGSILSPASSNSIVGIKPTVGLLSRSGIIPISNSQDTAGPMTCTVEDAAIMLNVLAGVDDNDSVTLISPDNGSIDYTASLRKNGLNHVQIGVPRAYMEGLDEEETAIINAALADMKKLGATIIDQVQLPTNVNNMNVMLHEFKNGINAYLTNVSSNVPVHALQDVIQFNKNHKKEALTYGQTILEQADRTSGNLVEAEYINARLNDIKQSQAEGIDQAMNEHQLDALIFVNNYGASIAAKAGYPSITVPAGSTSAGKPVGVTFTGQAFTEAKLIEMAYAYEQATQHRKAPKLI, translated from the coding sequence ATGGATGTCGCACTCACACAAACAACCATCACCGAATATCAGCACGAAATGGAAACTGGCAATCTATCAGCGAAACAACTGACGATGCATTACTTCAAGCAAATTGCTGACTTTAATGATCAGATTAACGCCGTACTGGAAATTAATCCTGAAGCAATACATATCGCCGAAGCCCTTGATGCAGAAAGAGAGCAAAAAGGTGCACGAGGCCCGCTTCACGGCATCCCTATCTTAGTAAAGGATAATATTGAGACCGGGGATAAAACACATACAACAGCCGGCTCCCTAGCGTTGGAAAATAATTATGCAAAAGAAGATGCATCTATTGTTCAAAAACTCCGTGCAGCTGGTGCAATCATCCTGGGAAAAACCAATCTGACTGAGTGGGCTAACTTTATGACTATAGGCATGCCAAATGGGTACAGTTCGTTAGGAGGGCAGGTTTTGAATCCGTATGGGCCTGGGGAGTTTGACACTGGTGGGTCGAGTGCAGGATCTGGTGCTGGTATGGCTGCCGGGTTTGCTGCTGGCGCACTTGGCACGGAAACGAGCGGATCCATTCTGAGCCCGGCAAGCAGCAATTCTATTGTCGGTATAAAACCTACTGTCGGCCTATTGAGCCGCTCAGGAATTATCCCCATTTCAAATAGCCAAGACACCGCCGGGCCAATGACCTGTACCGTGGAAGACGCAGCTATTATGCTGAACGTGCTAGCCGGTGTTGATGATAACGATTCAGTAACACTGATTTCACCTGATAATGGTTCAATCGACTATACGGCATCACTACGTAAAAATGGATTAAACCATGTGCAGATCGGCGTACCGCGGGCTTATATGGAAGGGCTTGATGAAGAAGAAACAGCCATCATCAATGCTGCTTTAGCGGATATGAAAAAACTTGGTGCGACCATCATAGACCAAGTTCAGTTACCAACAAATGTAAACAACATGAATGTCATGCTTCATGAATTCAAAAATGGCATCAATGCTTATTTAACGAACGTATCGTCAAATGTCCCAGTTCACGCATTGCAGGATGTTATCCAGTTTAACAAAAACCATAAGAAAGAGGCACTAACTTACGGGCAAACAATCCTTGAACAAGCCGACCGAACAAGCGGGAATTTAGTTGAGGCGGAATACATTAACGCCCGTTTAAATGATATAAAGCAGTCACAGGCAGAAGGCATTGATCAAGCCATGAACGAGCATCAATTGGATGCACTCATTTTTGTCAATAACTATGGGGCAAGCATTGCAGCCAAAGCGGGTTATCCGTCCATAACTGTTCCGGCAGGCTCTACATCTGCCGGCAAACCCGTTGGCGTAACATTCACAGGGCAAGCCTTTACCGAAGCAAAACTAATTGAAATGGCATATGCATATGAACAGGCAACACAACACCGCAAGGCACCGAAATTAATTTGA